The following proteins come from a genomic window of Chionomys nivalis chromosome 9, mChiNiv1.1, whole genome shotgun sequence:
- the Slc17a9 gene encoding solute carrier family 17 member 9, with protein MPSQLPSLMQPTQEEARKTPPAAAEDTQWSRPECQAWTGMLLLGTCLLYCARVTMPVCTVAMSQDFGWNKKEAGIVLSSFFWGYCLTQVVGGHLGDRIGGEKVILLSASTWGFITAVTPLLAHLGNGHLAFMTFSRILTGLLQGVYFPALASLLSQRVPESERAFTYGTVGAGSQFGTLVTGGIGSVLLDWCGWQSVFYFSGGLTLLWVYYVYRYLLNEKDLDLALDVLTQDLPMVRPSKVPWRQLFRKPSVWAAICSQLSSACSFFILLSWLPTFFKETFPHSKGWVFNVVPWLLAIPASPFSGFLSDRLISQGYRVITVRKFMQVMGLGLSSVFALCLGHTTSFLKAVIFASASIGLQTFNQSGISVNIQDLAPSCAGFLFGVANTAGALAGVIGVYLSGYLIEATGSWTCIFDLVAIISNLGLGTFLVFGKAQRVDLTPDHEDL; from the exons ATGCCATCTCAGCTCCCCAGCCTGATGCAGCCAACACAGGAGGAAGCCCGCAAGACCCCACCTGCAGCAGCAGAGGATACACAATGGTCCAG GCCCGAGTGCCAGGCGTGGACGGGGATGCTGTTGCTGGGCACCTGCCTGCTGTACTGTGCTCGCGTCACCATGCCCGTCTGTACCGTTGCCATGAGCCAGGACTTCGGCTGGAACAAGAAGGAGGCTGGTATCGTGCTCAGCAGCTTCTTCTGGGGCTACTGCCTGACTCAGGTGGTGGGCGGCCACCTTGGGGATCG CATCGGAGGTGAGAAGGTCATCTTGCTGTCAGCCTCCACCTGGGGTTTCATTACGGCCGTCACGCCACTGCTTGCCCATCTTGGCAATGGTCACCTGGCCTTCATGACATTTTCTCGAATCCTCACGGGTCTGCTCCAAG gTGTTTACTTCCCAGCCCTGGCCAGTCTGCTGTCCCAGAGAGTACCGGAGAGTGAAAGAGCCTTTACCTACGGCACTGTGGGTGCTGGCTCCCAGTTCGG GACCCTGGTGACTGGGGGCATAGGCTCGGTGCTCCTGGACTGGTGTGGCTGGCAGAGTGTCTTCTACTTCTCCGGTGGTCTCACCCTGCTCTGGGTGTACTACGTGTACAGGTACCTGCTGAATGAGAAAG ACCTTGACCTGGCCCTGGATGTCCTGACACAAGACCTGCCTATGGTCAGGCCCTCCAAAGTGCCCTGGAGACAGCTCTTCCGGAAGCCCTCTGTCTG GGCTGCAATCTGCTCCCAGCTGTCCTCAGCCTGCTCCTTCTTCATTCTACTCTCCTGGCTGCCCACCTTCTTCAAGGAGACCTTCCCCCACTCCAAG GGCTGGGTCTTCAATGTAGTGCCCTGGCTGCTGGCAATTCCCGCCAGTCCATTCAGTGGCTTCCTCTCTGATCGTCTCATCAGTCAGG GTTACAGAGTCATCACAGTGCGTAAGTTCATGCAG GTGATGGGGCTTGGCCTGTCAAGTGTTTTCGCCCTGTGTCTGGGTCATACCACAAGCTTCCTCAAGGCTGTCATCTTTGCATCAGCTTCCATTGGCTTGCAGACCTTCAACCAAAG TGGTATTTCAGTCAATATTCAGGACCTGGCCCCGTCCTGTGCTGGTTTTCTGTTCG GTGTGGCCAACACTGCCGGGGCCTTGGCAG GTGTGATAGGTGTGTATCTGAGTGGCTACCTGATTGAGGCCACTGGCTCCTGGACATGTATTTTCGACCTGGTGGCCATCATCAGCAACCTGGGGCTAGGCACCTTTCTGGTGTTTGGGAAGGCCCAGAGGGTGGACCTGACCCCTGATCATGAGGACCTCTAG
- the Gid8 gene encoding glucose-induced degradation protein 8 homolog: MSYAEKPDEITKDEWMEKLNNLHVQRADMNRLIMNYLVTEGFKEAAEKFRMESGIEPSVDLETLDERIKIREMILKGQIQEAIALINSLHPELLDTNRYLYFHLQQQHLIELIRQRETEAALEFAQTQLAEQGEESRECLTEMERTLALLAFDSPEESPFGDLLHMMQRQKVWSEVNQAVLDYENRESTPKLAKLLKLLLWAQNELDQKKVKYPKMTDLSKGVIEEPK; this comes from the exons ATGAGTTATGCAGAAAAACCCGATGAAATAACCAaagatgaatggatggaaaagCTTAATAATTTACATGTTCAACGAGCAGACATGAACCGTCTCATCATGAACTACCTAGTCACAG AGGGCTTTAAGGAAGCAGCAGAGAAGTTTCGAATGGAGTCTGGGATTGAACCAAGTGTGGACCTAGAAACACTTGATGAGCGAATCAAGATTCGGGAGATGATTCTGAAGGGTCAGATCCAGGAGGCCATTGCCCTGATCAACAGCCTCCACCCAGAGCTCCTGGACACAAACCGATATCTTTACTTTCACCTTCAG CAACAGCACTTGATTGAGCTCATCCGTCAAcgtgagacagaagcagctttgGAGTTCGCCCAGACACAGCTGGCAGAGCAGGGTGAGGAGAGCAGAGAGTGCCTCACAGAAATGGAGCGCACACTGGCCTTGTTGGCCTTCGACAGTCCTGAGGAGTCACCTTTTGGGGACCTTCTCCACATGatgcagaggcaaaag gtGTGGAGTGAAGTCAACCAGGCTGTTCTGGATTACGAAAATCGAGAGTCCACACCTAAGCTGGCAAAATTACTGAAACTGCTACTTTGGGCTCAGAATGAGCTAGACCAGAAGAAAGTAAAATATCCCAAAATGACAGACCTCAGCAAAGGTGTGATTGAGGAGCCCAAGTAG